Within the Musa acuminata AAA Group cultivar baxijiao chromosome BXJ2-9, Cavendish_Baxijiao_AAA, whole genome shotgun sequence genome, the region gttgctcgCCGACTACTTGCCGCTGCCACAATTGCTACTCGTTGctgttgtcgtcgctcgccgctgttgTCGTCGCTCCCGTTGTCGCTCACCGCTCCTGCTgccgctcgcagctcccgctcccactccctcTGTCGTTCGCTGCTCTCGCTGTCGCCGTCGCTCCCGCTTTAGCTACAACTATCGCCTGCTATCGCTGCCGTTGTCTTagtagcctcggtcttctcactatattgttaacagtatattaacagtatactgctaactgtatactaataatagtatttttatttattagattaataatatattatttttattttaatactattaatttttatttatttaatagtatattttttatttaaaaaataaaaatatactattatgatttatttatttatttatttattatgattttgtaccagatttttttaatttaatagcatattttttatttaaataattatatttattaattatattatatatttttatattttagcaccttgcttcgctcgggcgagtgcctagcgCTTGGGGCGTTTTTGGACTTTGGCATCTTTTggtgcctaacgctttttaaatcactgccatACATCTAAGTATAGGTATAGGGTGCTacagatcagtgatttaaaaaacgctaggcgccaaaaggcgccaaggtccaaaaacgcccgaggcgctaggcgctcgcccgagcgaagcgaggcgctaaaatataaaaatatataatataattaataaatataattatttaaaattttaaataaaaatatgctaataaattaagaaaatctaagatacaaaatcacaatgtcacattaacaaaaagtttcaaaattcaaaacattaaaattttacatcaaagtcattcattataatcaatattatcgtcattttcacacaaatcatcttcattgaattcgtcttcttcctcttgttcttcgattcctttctcttcatcaagatatgtttcattctctatgtcttcaacaatagcaggagccgagcttgatgcttttgcactcatttttctctttgacatctgtcttgtatatgtttgtaattctccagcacctgaagctcttgccacatctccccacgtcaatctatcatattcaaatacaagctcgtcttcagcatcttgcaagttagcacccatttctcctactaaccactcatttgaatcatcaatatcttgcaatgagattgaatcaaatctatttttcaaatcatgacgagtcttcaaagcttgattatactttatgtaaacaagatcgtgcaatcgttgatgttctaaccgatttcttctcttcgagtgaatctgtcatgtcatataatttaaaaatatattaatacatatatctaaataaataaattaattaaaataaaaatatttagtaatagtTACatactcaaagacactccagtttcgctcacaacccgaagcactacatgtcaaactaagtactttgacagcaaatttctgtaagttcggggtggaattttcaaatagactccaccattcagttgcaaaatttatgttattattagcaataacatagtaacataatatatatgaaattaattatatcaaattattaataccttgagaggtagttgtcctggatcgaacggcaaTTGAAATTCCAAAgagaccttcagcatttttatataaagataattcatgaataatcttatcttgaacctcaatactgggaactaatcttgcaacacactgatataacccacccaaaacttctgcatcaaatctaacagatttaatcttataaaagaattcagggttcaaataatatcctactgcatgtaagggacgatgaagttgacaattccatctttcgtcaatgattgtaaaaattttctcatatttttcttcattttcattaaaagatcttttaatcgtctcctttgctctatccatagcctcataaatatatcccattgcaggcttattttcattatccaccaaccgaaggactcgaacaagagggcccattacctttaatatataaactacatgattccaaaaggatggcattaagatgatatcagcagccctcttgccttttgctttttttgcccatttgcttgtcacccatttctcagaggtaaacatatttctcagagtatgtttttgacgatgcacgctctgtaatgtcaagaatgaagtagcaaatcgggtaacaccatgtctcactaattctttattccctgtaaattctctcatcatattcaaagccccaatatgattataaagaaatccaacaacaaaaattgccctttctaaagttttcttgatttctaagatctttccaatatcttctaacattaaatcaatacaatgtgctgcacatggagtccaatataagtgttgtctttttgattcaagcaatttacctgagacaaaggataacaaaaatgataagacttaagagtttaacacacttaattgaagataagataattaacaaaatcaaaagatgaatattactagctaaaacatagttgcttccattgtcggttatgatttgaacgatattttgttctccaatttcttccacgaagttgtcaagtaaatcatatatcttgtctccagattttacaaaagatgaagcatctattgacttcataaacatagtccctaaagaacaattaaccataaaattaattatactcctgcgcctcctgtcagtccaaacatcggatataatagagcaaccatgtgttgcccatgattctttatgaccctttagtaagtcatttgtataattcaactctttttgcagcaatggaactcgcatctcataataacttggaggttttaatcctgcaccatatcttccaatagcttcaatcatatccttaaaactgtctaaacgagttgtactaaggggaagaccagcctgatagaagaagcgagcaatgtgctgaattgttcttcctcttatttctttatcacaaccatcacttatatttgtttgtctcgattttgagcctcctgcttgcccttgttgtttctgggatccttgaagcatatatagatccatcggtccttttctacctttcttagtactcataacttttccctttttgtcgtatacttttttttcacttgggttaatactcgtagaataatcttcttcttcatctctgatatgttcaacattgtcttctggtaaattcccataagattcattcttttgtgtcttcttttcatttatataattcaacaactcttcttttacctcaggtgaacattttttgcaagctgctgccttcttgaaatttcctactagatgttgttttgcacgaaaaataccacctctggtagtcttatcgcagaatatgcaagtcactgcattaggatctttcggatccttcaaataattatacttccatgcaggatttttttttataccattggagactctattgagttgttttctgcacttgccatttatgttgaaacctaacaataatttcaaataaataaaaattaataacattaaaatcaaaataatatattattaatctattaacagaaaattaatcattttaaaatttaaataaacttaatattaagagtatactgagcctgatggagaaacgaggaagcagcggcgagcggcggcagcggcgagcggcggcagcagcggcgagcgacgacaacggcagcagcagcagcggcgagcggcggcagctgcAGCggaaaagggaaagggagcggaaggcgcgagcaacgggaggcctcgagggaggcgcgagcagcgacaccggcgagcagcggcagcaagcgacgagatcgcgatcgagatcgggatcgagagcgacagcggcagcaggttagtgttgggttagggttagggttagggttggggttatatcggtttagttggttctatTGAACCAataaacaaccgaaccaggaccgaaccagacctaaaattttggttcggtcgccttggtttacccaggcgctcgcccgaagcgcccagcgcctgggctcgggcgagcgcccaggcggcgcctgtttgaagcgcgccgcctgggacattagcgaggcgctcgggcctcgcctcgcctcgcccgagcgcctaggcgagcgcccgagcgccttttgcaatcactgctaCAGATCGATACAAGCCAGACCAGCAGAGagtgagaggaagaggaggcgatgGCTGaataagaggaggaaggagagaaggaagagaaggagaagaggaggcagaGGAAAAGTTGGAGGACACGACAAAGGAGATGGAGAAGGGGAGAGATAAGGAAAAGAAGGTAAACAAAAAGATAAGACAGCTGTTGGCAGTTTACACAAACAGAAAAACATTGCGACAAAGAAGACCTGGTATTAATATCAATGATGGGCTTACTGTCCAATATAGCTTGGTATTGGTCAGCTTACCACTCAATAATTCTGGTACAATGACTTTACCAGGTGGTAAGCTAGGTTTCAGATTggattgaatgaaattgcttgggCTGCATATTGGTCGGCCATTGGACCGACAATTACTGGTTCACAGCAATTGGTACAAATTCAAATTTTAAACCATGGTGGGACCACACCTTATAATGCTGAGGGTGCAAATGAGTTTACAGATTGGGTGAATTTGCTTGGGTTGCATACTGGTCTGCCATTGGATTGACAATTACACGTCTGCAGCAATTGGtggaaaccaaaattttaaaccATGGTGGTGCCACACCTTATAATGCTGAGGGTGCAAATGATTTTGCAAAATTGTGTTTGTAAAAATTGTTTAAAGAATGGATCCGGATTGGAATTTACTAAAGTCATATTAAATTTGACTGAGAAAATGGGAAATGGCCAACCTAGTGTGTGGAATTAGCTGTCATTGACCCAAACCAATTAATGTAAAATGGGTTTCTTTGTCCTTTGTTGCAATACTAGAAGAGATAATAGCATGAGAGCTTATGTTCATAAAAAGGAACTATATGATTTGAGTCAATTGGGATGTTAGGAAAGTTAGATGAAATCATTCAAGGAGCAATTGTGAGTGAAAGCCTTTTAATGTGTTGTTTTGCATGAGAAATTGTTCGATTGGGCAATTTGCTGCATGATTTTGTCCTTAGAAAAGACACCTGATCAAGAATGGACTTTTACATGTAGCTCACATGGTTATTTGACCCCAACAATGTGGGAACTTTGGTCCTCTAATTATACAAAAACAGAGCCTTTCTAGCTGAAATAGCTTGTATTGTGGATAAACTATGGGTTCCCACAGTTGGCACCAATGATGTGGGCCAAGGATTTGCTTGGTCTTCCATGTCAGGCACTTGTTTATAGGCCATGAGCTTCCTCAACTTCCCATCAATATCCCATTGATGTGGAACATCTGggcttctttcttatttataccACAACAACATGCCATGCTAGGcatataattaatttaatttgcTTATACAGACTGACTTGGGATAATTTGTTAAACTACTATGTATTCTCATGTGTATGTTTGTAAAAAGCTTGTCAAGAAGGACCATTCATCTGTGCCCACCTACATGCTAGTATGAGACAACAAATATGCACTGATGAGCACTCATTTAGTATCAGCATGGCCGTCCATGAAAGCATGATTAGGTGGGCATATTCAAACAGCAGCAGTTTAGCATATTATTTGATTTGTGTATAAGACtttattgatatattattattaggaTTACAACAGAAGGTGCGATGATTATTCTGTTATTTGGTTTGTTTTTATCACATTCCTCAGGACTTTCATGGTTATTTTTAAAGTTTCTTATTTCTTGCTGGAAATTGGATGTCTTTACTTTGTCTTTGGAAAACCGGAAAAGCCAAAATGAACAGCTGACAAACTCTAAAATTGAAGTACTAAGCTTTGTGCTATTACATTTTATCTATTACCAGCTCGTCTTATGACATGCAGATTTCAGATACTTAGAGACCTGATACCACATAGTGATCAAAAGAGGGATAAAGCTTCATTTCTTTTGGAGGTAGCTgcagtttttttatgctttttaATGCTTTCTCTTTGCAGTTAAGTTATTAGAATAGTACTTCATAGGAGCTGTGTTCTCATGCAGGTTATTGAATACATCAAGTTTTTACAAGAGAAGGTACAAAAGTATGAATCATTTCCAGGTTGGAATCAGGAAAATGAAAAATTGATGCCATGGGTAAATCTTCTGTCATTTTTTCCTTACATTTGCCATGAGAATGAATACATACCTAGGATTTAGGCATCAAGAGGCAAATCATTTAATTGTTCGATGAATGAGTTAAAAACAAATCATTGGCTTGCTTATTTGACCATGTTGACAAAATTTTGAAGACCAAAAATTTTTGGTTTATCCGCTTGCAAGGAGGAAGCATGCATTTTTGTGCTGCATTTCATGCTTGGATTACTTAAACAATCCACATGTTACAATATATTCATACATTAAGAAAACAGAATAATATTGCACTTAACCGTTTTGTTGGTATACTGGGTTTAtctattaatttataaaattattagttaCACTTACTGGTTAGGGGTGTAAAGAAGCAAGGGGTTCTGAGAACCAGTGTGTCTTATTCCGTTTATTGACATACCTGTCCCAGCTAAAGATTATCAGTTTCTGTGGGTCTTATGATGACTTGATTGTCCATCCTGTTATTCAATATTTGTAATGTTAATGGTCCAGCTTTGGTCTGCACCTTCATCATCCCTAGCCATGCCTGACTCTGTATTGGTGGGGGCCCAAATTCTTGTCCAAAGCTTCCCATTCTTCCTGTAAGAGGTCCAGCTAAACCCTGTGCGAAGTGATGCTAGTAATCAaatcatttttaatttatttatcagGCAATGATTTTGTTACTTCCATTTTTCTTTGCAacaatttctttttcttgttataCATATATTTTACTTACTGTTGACATGATTAATCATTCTAAGTCTGGATTCTAGCTTACTATCACAATGTTCATGCCCAAATATGTCTCTGGAGAGACGCTATGTTAAATGAACTTCCTTATTTCAGTCAATCAAATGCAATTTAGGAGCAATCTTCATAGTTCCTTAGATGTTTAATGCTGATTGATAATTTAAATACTTCCCCTGTTTCCAAATTAATCTCATTAGTTGACAAGAAATAAGCGAAGTTGTTGGCATTTGGGAAGAGTTGGATCTGTGGTGAAATGACAATTATTTTCTTCAGGAGTGCAAGTAGAACACAATCTCCATAGAAGGAACTAGGACAGATTTAAGAATCGATCATAAATGACTGAAACCTTGCAGTTCTATTAACCGATTAACTCAACTTACTGCTGGTCATGTCACATAAGGGAACAGTTAAATATTTCTGTATCAGATGTTTATATCAGTCAGAATTATGAGGTTGTGTCAGACATCATGTCATAAAACTGAACACAACCAAATATCACATAGTTAAATacatttatattaaatattaattcttGTAATTGTAGTAGATATTATTAAACTATCAAAATGTATATACATAAACTAATGTAACATACTTTACCATCATGAATATAATATTTCAGGTGTATATTTTGGTTGTATATTACTTAGCATCTTTGAGATATCTTACCTATTAAAAACTGCATTAAAAACCAATCGGAAACCAACAAATTCAATTTCTATCTGTTATTTGATTTGGTTCATAATAGTTTAAAATCTTGGAAAATGCAACATGTTCGGTTTGAATTGGAAATTAAATGAAAACTGAATCAAAATTCATCCTTCACTAGTGATAGCCTTAATAATTGTTGTTTTCTTTGTATTTTAATGTCTATTCATATGCAATTTAAGGCCCTGCCATGTGTGCTTTTGTTTTTCTTCAGGATTAAAATGATGTATCTGGTTACTCTAGGATGTATGAAAGAAAAAACCAATCTCCTCAAATTAAAGTAATCTCATGATGTTCCCACAACTTAGTATGTGCTTGTGCATGCGCATGTATGTGGATGGATGTGAGCACTTGCTAGTGTACATTAGAAGAAGAGGAACAAAATTTTTAAGACACTAAATAGTAGTTCAATACGGTATCTAGATTTATCTGATAAATTTCTTGCCTTGTACCAGAGTAGCAATCAAGGCCCGGGAGATGGTATGGTTGATCCTCCTAACCTTACAAAAAATGGTTCTCAATCTGGCCATTTGTTTTCTGGAAAGTTTGTTGATAGTAGCATCCCTGGGGCACCAATGTCCCTCTCAAACGCACACAATGTGGCAGAAGCTGATATGAGTCCAGGTGCAGTGCTTGTTCCCATGCAGTCAAACTATTATGCTTCTGTTGGAAGGGGATCTGGTTTTATGcaacctcaggagagggtgatttCAGACTCAGATAATCCAGTGTCTCAGTCTCAATCTGAGTGGCAAAGTTCATCATGCATGGCCGATTGCAATTTGAGCAGTGATATGCTGAATGAACATGAAGAGCTAATAATTGATGAGGGCACAATTAGCATTTCTAGTGTCTACTCCCAAGGGTGAGTCATCATTCAACTGAAACATTTTTGTTCAGATTGTCATGACAACTTTTTATGCGCTTTCATGGGAAAATTTGTCTTCTTGTCAAATGTAGAATGAACTCCTTATGGATTACCTGCGTGCAGGTTATTGACCGCATTGTCACAAGCCATGGCTAGTTCAGGAGTAGATCTGTCTCAAGCCAGCATTTCTGTGCAGATAAATCTTGGCAAGGGTGCAAGCAAAAGGCCTACCACTGCTAATATGTCCAATGCAAAGGTGTGAACTATCTTGTTTGTTCCTTGTCCTATATTTAGCAACTAGAATGATTAATGTGATTATGGAACATGTTGAATCCAATTTCAGTAGATAACTCTCTTGGAAGTTCTCATGGTACCCAATGCTGGTGGGCAGATGCACTATAGATTTACCTGTTTCTAATGGAATTATCTCCTTGTTCTTCCAACAGATGATGACAACATAAGATGAATAACATCATACATAAGATATTTTGTTAATCAACATCATGTGTTTTTTCTTCTTGTGGATATGCTCACCAGTTAATTGATctcattaataattttttacaCAATATTTAAGCAGTGCTTTATTAAATTGGTATTCTAACGTGGTGGTTGGACCGTTATGGATTTATGGCTAGTTTTGCTGAGGGAACTATATGTGGACGCGCAAGAATCCACACTTAATGGCCTTACCCTGTTTAGAAACTACTAAATAACGTGTTCCATATTATTGTTTATAGGATCACTCGGACAATTCACATATTCATCAAATAATGGGAAACACGGTGCCAGGGAGCAACATTGAGGAGTCTGAACAAGTGCCAAAGCGGCAAAAAGGCTGATACCAGCAAGTGACTATGTTTCAACAGTTTGAATTTTTTGTGATCATCCAACTGATGAACCTGCAAGGCGTTGCCTCTTGTCCTCGTTGTAATAGCATTGTGTATTCTTTTGTAATCACGTGAAGCTTTTTCTTGCAGAACCGAGAAGCTAATTGGCGTGTATGCTTCTGGTCCTCTCTATGGAGTCTTGTAACGTCCAAGTCCTTGTATGAATCTGTCCTTTTCGACCATTGGTCGCTGTGAATTGTACTGATCGATTACACGGCAGTGGTTTTCTTCTAAACCTGGATGAGTTTGATCGACCATGTGTTGTTGGAGCACCGAATCATCATAAATTATTGGAGATTGCTAAACATATCTCTGCTGGGGAGGATTGTTGCATGCATGCTTGTAAAGCGGTTGATTGAGTACATATGGCGTTCTCATCAGTTCTCTGAAGGTAGGCTGTGGCTGCAACTGCCTGTTCCCGTTCCTTGGCAAGGAAAACTGGGTGGATAATTTAATTGTTTTGTATATGCATGTACGAAAGGCATTTCATTGAAAAATGAACATCTGCCTTTGAAAATTTTACAGGATTTAAACAAACATATTGCTCGGATTGGGATGATATCATCCAAATTCAATTGTTTTCTTGTATTGTTCTCTGGTAATATTATAAAGTTGAACACCAGAAGAGTATAACTATAGTATGACAGAGTGTAAACACTCACTAAATCCATGATGCAGTCTCCAAACAGTGACCATGTATGAAGTAACTCATCATCACCATTTAAAACCACACAATCTACAGAACAAATTCACCGGAGGAAGagagtatatgtgtatatatagaaGATTATATGTATATCTCTCTGGTCCTCAATTATTCCCCGTCCCAAATCGTGAGACTGCAACACCAGAAGAAGTAAAACAGGAAAATTTTTTATGGCACAGATAAATAACAGAAGGACAAGAAGAAGAATGCGTGAACCTTTACATTATTATATCAGACGACGACTATGACTGCTGCCGCCAAAGTGGCAGCCATGGCGGCGGTGAGCCACCTTCCGGCGGCGCTGAGACTGAGAACAGAGTTGTCCGACGCCTCTTCGTCCGCAGGTGACTCCTCGGGGCCTGCCGCGGCGTGCTTGGACTTCTTGGAAGCCGGGGCGGGAGCGTCGGCCTCGACGACCTCGGGGATCTTGAACAGCTCCCGGGGCTGGAGCACCTTGTTGATAGCGTAGACTGCGTCAGGATCCTGGTCGAGGATTGTGGAGGTGATGGTGGCGGTGACAACTCGGGTCTTGACCGTGATGGCGTCGCCGTCGGTCCGCACGGTGTAATGGAAGTTCTTGTTGCGGCTGGTGGTGGCGAGGGTAGTGAAGAAGCCGTTGTTGGTTTTGAGGAGCTGGGGAGAGTAGTACGCCGGCACGCCGTGGTAGAGGAGGAGGGAGGCCTTACCGTCGCCAGTGAGGTTTTTGTACTTGGGGCCGAAGGCCCTGACGGCGCCATCACTGGGGCAGAAGACCGTGAGCCCGACGTCGAGGTTGTCCTCGAAGATCTGAAGGACGTCCGGGCTGGCTAGTAGCAGATCGGCGAAGGCCTTGCAGCCCTTTTTGGCCAGGAGCACGGTGAGGTTGACGGGGGCGGGCGCCGCCACGGGGGCCTCCGCCTCGGGGGAGCTGAGGATGGTGCTTATCTGCAGGATGGAGATGTTGTAGGGGATCTCCTTCAAGGACTTAACCAAGACAGCAGGCGGGGCGCCGCCGGCGTCCTCGGTGATGAAGGTGACCTTTCCCCGGCGGTGGTCGGTGATGTTGATGTAGCCGGTAGTGCCGGGGGCGTGGCCGGAGGACTGGAAGacggaggaggagatggtggagcCCCTGCTGAGCTGGTGGAGCTTCCTGGAGCTGTAGTAGTCGCTGAGGATGTGGAGGGAGAGGACGTTGCGGAGGGTGAGGAGGGAGAGGTGCTTGGCGAGGAGGTCGGACATGCCGGCGTTGTCGACGGCGAGCACCGTGATGGTGAGGCGGCGGTTGATCTCGTTGGCTAGGTGGGTGGCGGACAGGTAGTGGTTGAAGGTGGAGAATTCCGGGTGCTGCGCCAGGATCTTGGTTATGTTGTGGCCGCGTGCAACCGGAAAGGTGGCAGCAGCGGCCAACAGCAGGAGAGAAGCGGCAAGGAGAGGAACAGCTCGCTGCATTGCCTCTGCTGGCTGTAGAATGGTGAATGCTACACTAACCGTAGgaattgaggaggaggaggaagaga harbors:
- the LOC103998374 gene encoding transcription factor BIM2, coding for MESVSRSSGDEDEMGRAQESSRRVELTVKVDGKSSEQKPGTPTTPRSKHSATEQRRRCKINDRFQILRDLIPHSDQKRDKASFLLEVIEYIKFLQEKVQKYESFPGWNQENEKLMPWSSNQGPGDGMVDPPNLTKNGSQSGHLFSGKFVDSSIPGAPMSLSNAHNVAEADMSPGAVLVPMQSNYYASVGRGSGFMQPQERVISDSDNPVSQSQSEWQSSSCMADCNLSSDMLNEHEELIIDEGTISISSVYSQGLLTALSQAMASSGVDLSQASISVQINLGKGASKRPTTANMSNAKDHSDNSHIHQIMGNTVPGSNIEESEQVPKRQKG
- the LOC135623357 gene encoding fasciclin-like arabinogalactan protein 2, whose product is MQRAVPLLAASLLLLAAAATFPVARGHNITKILAQHPEFSTFNHYLSATHLANEINRRLTITVLAVDNAGMSDLLAKHLSLLTLRNVLSLHILSDYYSSRKLHQLSRGSTISSSVFQSSGHAPGTTGYINITDHRRGKVTFITEDAGGAPPAVLVKSLKEIPYNISILQISTILSSPEAEAPVAAPAPVNLTVLLAKKGCKAFADLLLASPDVLQIFEDNLDVGLTVFCPSDGAVRAFGPKYKNLTGDGKASLLLYHGVPAYYSPQLLKTNNGFFTTLATTSRNKNFHYTVRTDGDAITVKTRVVTATITSTILDQDPDAVYAINKVLQPRELFKIPEVVEADAPAPASKKSKHAAAGPEESPADEEASDNSVLSLSAAGRWLTAAMAATLAAAVIVVV